The Salinibaculum sp. SYNS191 genome has a window encoding:
- a CDS encoding type IV pilin N-terminal domain-containing protein, producing the protein MKLQQLRNDDGAVSPVIGVILMVAITVILAAVIATFVLGLGDQVSDTAPQASFDFVENGNNIDITHTGGATLDAANINVTYGTFVDDANNWGGGTISAGDTYTTNDSVSSGDTVRIIWENDAGTDSATLREYEYGG; encoded by the coding sequence ATGAAGCTACAACAACTTCGCAACGACGATGGTGCAGTCAGTCCAGTGATTGGCGTGATATTGATGGTCGCAATCACCGTCATTCTGGCAGCCGTCATCGCAACATTCGTCCTCGGTCTCGGTGACCAGGTGAGCGATACAGCGCCGCAGGCAAGTTTTGATTTTGTCGAGAATGGAAATAATATCGATATCACCCACACTGGTGGTGCAACCCTCGACGCAGCCAACATAAATGTCACCTACGGAACCTTCGTTGACGATGCGAATAACTGGGGTGGTGGGACGATATCCGCCGGTGACACATACACAACGAACGATAGCGTCAGTTCCGGAGATACAGTTCGAATTATCTGGGAGAATGATGCAGGAACGGACTCGGCAACCCTGCGCGAATACGAGTACGGCGGCTGA
- a CDS encoding Cdc6/Cdc18 family protein, translated as MITDARALRPEYIPRDLYHRDGQKDALASWLDPLTHGRSGENAFIFGPTGSGKTTLAKYIAKKLAKQTFDVRWGLANCMSDPTPAATLAEIVRETDLGTQRPDGTPRAHYIRLLREADSQILAIIDEVNALTDLALLHALYDVPGVTLVCICVDEDSLFSAPDINSETRSRLRTFRTMHLDPYSHDELVDILDYRVEYGLMRDRVADDAIDYIADLAVGNARTAIALLRRAAEAASADECPITSGLVDDVQEEALADVRDRHIRSLGTHQRAIFEIIREAGSSGIRATDLHGRYASRVQEPRGQSMRRRYLNSLERYGLIEQAGTGRGTRYCVLQIEEA; from the coding sequence ATGATAACTGACGCCCGAGCGCTCCGCCCGGAATACATCCCACGTGACCTGTACCACCGTGATGGACAGAAAGACGCACTGGCCTCGTGGCTCGATCCACTCACCCATGGTCGCTCGGGCGAGAACGCGTTTATTTTCGGCCCGACTGGGTCAGGAAAGACCACGCTGGCGAAGTACATCGCAAAGAAACTAGCGAAACAGACGTTCGACGTGCGCTGGGGCCTGGCGAACTGTATGTCGGATCCGACGCCTGCAGCGACGCTCGCCGAGATCGTGCGGGAGACCGACCTGGGGACGCAGCGCCCCGACGGCACCCCCCGCGCTCACTACATCCGGTTGCTCCGTGAGGCAGACTCGCAGATTCTTGCCATCATCGACGAGGTGAACGCGCTGACCGACCTCGCCCTGCTGCATGCGCTGTACGATGTCCCGGGCGTGACGCTGGTCTGCATCTGTGTCGACGAGGATTCGTTGTTCTCAGCCCCGGATATCAACTCGGAGACGCGGAGTCGGCTGCGGACGTTCCGAACGATGCATCTTGACCCGTATTCGCATGACGAGCTGGTCGACATCCTCGATTACCGTGTCGAATATGGGTTGATGCGCGACCGCGTCGCCGATGACGCGATTGACTACATTGCCGACCTTGCCGTCGGTAACGCTCGGACAGCGATTGCGTTACTCCGGCGGGCGGCCGAGGCGGCCAGTGCGGACGAGTGTCCCATTACGTCCGGGCTCGTCGACGACGTCCAGGAAGAGGCGCTGGCCGACGTGCGCGACCGCCATATTCGGTCGCTGGGGACGCACCAGCGCGCGATATTCGAAATTATTCGCGAAGCGGGGAGTTCGGGCATCCGAGCGACAGACCTTCACGGCCGGTACGCAAGCCGCGTCCAGGAGCCACGCGGCCAGAGTATGCGTCGGCGGTACCTCAACAGCCTCGAACGCTACGGCCTCATCGAACAGGCTGGAACCGGACGT